One Sporomusaceae bacterium ACPt DNA window includes the following coding sequences:
- the trkH gene encoding Trk system potassium uptake protein TrkH translates to MHPEIVVSMSVGGEAIEPTVLNAVSYAVFLFIMFIFTTTVLLLTLNGFEPFDAMGAAAATLGNVGPGFGPVGPTTIYAEVSTFAKLILMLSMLLGRLELFTLLVFVRPEFWRSQRNW, encoded by the coding sequence TTGCACCCCGAAATTGTAGTAAGTATGAGTGTGGGTGGAGAGGCAATTGAACCTACTGTACTCAATGCAGTTAGTTATGCAGTTTTTCTTTTTATTATGTTCATTTTTACAACAACTGTTCTACTACTGACTTTAAATGGCTTCGAGCCTTTCGATGCTATGGGTGCGGCGGCCGCAACACTTGGCAACGTTGGACCGGGGTTTGGGCCGGTGGGACCTACCACAATTTACGCTGAGGTTTCAACGTTTGCGAAACTCATACTCATGTTATCTATGTTGCTGGGACGGTTGGAATTATTTACCTTATTGGTATTTGTCCGGCCGGAATTTTGGCGGTCTCAGAGAAATTGGTGA
- the rnfG gene encoding Na(+)-translocating ferredoxin:NAD(+) oxidoreductase complex subunit G, with amino-acid sequence MVHEAHAHDDKNNSIFKIAMNLGITCFISGVIIAGTFAVTEPSAQQQRIKAKNDAMQELVKDAQTFKAVEGKTDWYAALKDGKVIAYVVPANGKGYGGNIEMLAAVTPDGKAMDFKVLKHSETPGLGDKMVESKFRKQFAGKTPNDLEVVKVPTDKNIQALTGATITSRAVTKGIREAAEMVAEYSASQKK; translated from the coding sequence ATGGTACATGAGGCACACGCACATGATGATAAGAATAATAGCATTTTTAAGATTGCTATGAACTTAGGCATAACCTGTTTTATTTCGGGGGTCATCATTGCCGGAACATTCGCCGTCACCGAGCCAAGCGCCCAGCAGCAACGCATAAAAGCAAAAAATGACGCCATGCAGGAACTGGTTAAAGATGCTCAAACTTTTAAAGCCGTGGAAGGCAAGACAGACTGGTATGCGGCTTTGAAAGACGGCAAGGTTATAGCCTATGTTGTTCCCGCTAACGGTAAGGGTTATGGCGGCAATATTGAAATGCTTGCCGCTGTGACGCCAGACGGAAAGGCAATGGATTTCAAGGTTCTTAAGCATAGTGAGACTCCGGGACTTGGTGACAAGATGGTGGAATCTAAGTTCCGCAAGCAGTTTGCCGGAAAAACTCCAAACGATTTGGAAGTAGTTAAAGTACCCACTGATAAAAATATTCAGGCGCTGACTGGCGCAACAATTACCTCCCGGGCCGTCACCAAAGGTATCAGGGAAGCTGCAGAAATGGTTGCCGAATATTCGGCCAGCCAGAAGAAGTGA
- a CDS encoding putative transporter, whose product MLAENAGLAIGIFVIVYAIIVSEKIHRTKIALLGAIVVILFNIMPQEEAISKIDFNTLGLLIGMMVIVAITRQTGLFQYLAIKAAKKVKGNPVKIMIVFFWLTAIASAFLDNVTTVLLLTSITFAITDVLGISPIPFLVSEIIASNIGGTGTLIGDPPNIMIGGATGLGFNDFIINLTIPVVGVGIVTSWLFYLIYKKDLVVTKETQNKIMSLDEQAFITNQILLRKSLAVLAAVIIGFVLHQAFHYESATVAMGGAALLLLISGIEPEEIFHEVEWNTIFFFIGLFILVGGLEVTGVIKMIAQWALDVTRGNMVLMNFLVLWLSAFASAFIDNIPFVATMIPLIKSMAELGHMDVTSLWWTLSLGACLGGNGTIIGASANVVVSSIAAAHGRPISFKYYFKIAFPLMIVSILISNIYIYLAYLR is encoded by the coding sequence ATGTTAGCAGAAAACGCAGGACTTGCAATTGGAATTTTTGTTATTGTATATGCTATTATTGTATCGGAAAAAATTCACCGTACAAAGATAGCTTTATTAGGTGCGATAGTTGTAATATTATTCAACATAATGCCTCAAGAAGAAGCAATTTCTAAAATTGACTTCAATACGTTAGGTTTGCTGATTGGAATGATGGTCATTGTTGCTATAACCCGACAGACGGGGTTATTTCAATATTTGGCGATTAAAGCTGCCAAAAAGGTCAAAGGCAATCCCGTAAAAATTATGATAGTATTCTTTTGGTTGACTGCTATTGCGTCGGCTTTTCTGGATAATGTTACAACGGTTTTGTTGTTAACAAGTATTACTTTCGCTATTACTGATGTTTTGGGGATAAGCCCCATACCGTTTCTGGTTTCGGAAATCATTGCGTCCAATATCGGTGGAACAGGCACTTTAATCGGCGATCCTCCCAATATTATGATTGGCGGCGCTACTGGGCTAGGATTTAATGACTTTATTATTAATCTGACAATTCCGGTTGTGGGAGTTGGGATTGTTACCTCTTGGTTATTCTATCTTATATACAAGAAAGATTTGGTTGTGACAAAAGAAACCCAAAATAAAATCATGAGTTTAGATGAGCAGGCGTTTATTACCAATCAGATTCTGCTACGCAAATCTCTAGCGGTATTGGCTGCAGTAATTATTGGCTTTGTGTTACACCAGGCCTTCCATTATGAATCTGCAACGGTTGCAATGGGAGGAGCGGCGTTGCTGCTACTAATTAGCGGAATTGAGCCTGAAGAGATTTTTCATGAAGTTGAATGGAATACCATCTTCTTTTTTATTGGATTATTCATTTTAGTTGGCGGGTTGGAAGTAACCGGAGTAATTAAAATGATAGCCCAGTGGGCACTTGATGTTACGAGAGGTAACATGGTTCTAATGAACTTTTTGGTTTTATGGCTTTCGGCTTTTGCATCGGCGTTTATTGATAATATTCCGTTTGTTGCTACAATGATACCTCTTATTAAATCAATGGCTGAACTCGGTCATATGGATGTAACTTCATTATGGTGGACGCTATCCCTGGGAGCATGCCTTGGCGGCAACGGTACTATCATCGGAGCTTCTGCCAACGTTGTTGTATCAAGTATAGCTGCTGCTCATGGCCGGCCCATATCGTTTAAATATTACTTCAAAATTGCTTTTCCACTTATGATTGTGTCAATACTAATTAGTAATATTTATATCTATTTGGCATACTTACGTTAA
- the rnfE gene encoding Ion-translocating oxidoreductase complex subunit E, with product MNYWEIFKKGIFEMNPIFRLALSLCPALAVTSTVFNALGMGLSVLVVITANNVVVSIVKKFVNPKVRVPVFITIIATIVTLIILILEAYFPAVYRELGLYLELIVVFAIILARAEVFAMKNGVVPSFFDGLGMGAGFALAMLLIGAIRELFGTGVLLGGTSLAIQVFPPTYNGPMIMILAPGAFMVIGLMIGLFNVIGEYQNKQAEAKVKAGQQRAMQRSEAV from the coding sequence ATGAACTACTGGGAAATATTTAAAAAGGGTATTTTCGAAATGAACCCCATATTCCGCCTTGCGTTGAGTCTCTGTCCGGCGCTGGCGGTTACGTCAACGGTATTTAACGCATTGGGTATGGGTCTTAGTGTTTTAGTCGTTATTACTGCAAATAACGTGGTAGTATCTATTGTAAAAAAGTTTGTTAATCCCAAAGTCCGCGTACCTGTCTTTATTACCATCATCGCGACGATTGTTACTTTGATAATCTTGATTCTTGAAGCATATTTCCCCGCTGTTTACAGGGAACTGGGACTATATCTGGAGCTCATTGTTGTATTTGCCATTATTTTGGCTAGAGCAGAAGTATTTGCCATGAAAAACGGAGTAGTCCCTTCATTTTTTGACGGCCTAGGGATGGGCGCCGGTTTTGCTCTGGCCATGCTGCTCATTGGCGCGATCCGCGAGCTGTTTGGTACCGGCGTACTTCTCGGAGGTACTTCTTTAGCCATACAAGTATTTCCTCCAACTTATAATGGTCCTATGATCATGATCCTTGCGCCTGGTGCGTTCATGGTAATCGGACTTATGATTGGCTTGTTTAACGTTATCGGCGAGTATCAGAATAAGCAAGCTGAGGCAAAAGTCAAAGCCGGTCAGCAGCGCGCAATGCAAAGGAGTGAGGCTGTATGA
- the rnfA gene encoding Ion-translocating oxidoreductase complex subunit A — MMEYFTLFMGAVIVNNFVLTRFLGLCIFFGVSKSLSASIGMGMAVTSILTVSSALAWLVYNYVLVPYDLIFLKIVVFVVLIACFVQFLEIAIKKFAPALYEMWGIYLVLIATNCVVLGVPLINATANYNFIKSVINAFGSGAGFALAIILMASLREKLQYADVPKTLQGLGIAFVLAGMLALSFLGFSGMIPL; from the coding sequence ATGATGGAGTATTTTACCCTGTTTATGGGGGCCGTAATTGTAAATAACTTCGTGTTAACACGCTTTCTCGGCCTGTGTATTTTCTTCGGCGTTTCTAAGAGCTTAAGTGCTTCAATAGGTATGGGTATGGCGGTAACTTCAATTCTTACAGTATCGTCGGCCCTTGCCTGGCTGGTTTATAACTACGTGTTGGTTCCTTATGACCTGATATTCCTGAAAATCGTGGTCTTCGTTGTGCTTATTGCCTGCTTTGTACAGTTTTTGGAAATTGCCATTAAGAAATTTGCGCCTGCCCTCTATGAGATGTGGGGTATTTACCTTGTATTGATTGCTACCAACTGCGTTGTTCTGGGTGTGCCGCTTATAAACGCCACCGCCAATTATAATTTTATCAAAAGCGTCATAAATGCGTTTGGATCTGGTGCCGGTTTTGCCCTTGCGATTATCCTAATGGCCAGCTTAAGGGAAAAACTGCAGTATGCTGACGTTCCCAAAACTCTGCAAGGCCTAGGAATTGCCTTTGTACTGGCAGGCATGCTTGCGTTGTCCTTCTTGGGTTTTTCCGGGATGATTCCGCTATAA
- the sdcS_1 gene encoding Sodium-dependent dicarboxylate transporter SdcS, translated as MTPAVVTLIVLGIVALLFVTEAVPLAITAMGGAIALGILGIIPINTVFSGLSNSTVVLFAGMFVIGASMFHTGLAQTLGETVVKFAGKNENGLMFAVMFVAAALSSVTSNTGTTAALMPVILGICAAARIPASRQLMPLAFSAGLGGIITLVGTPPNIIAAGALKAAGLKPFGFFEFAWIGIPLTIAGIIYMIFVGKHLLPKAELSAEQEIEQEIEATTKNTSKMWISGLILIAVVVIMALDIKAMPLEVAAITGAIIAVLTGCLKEKQAYQSIDWVTIFLFAGMMPIATAMEKSGAGKLIADQVVGILGGSPSPLFVTGVLFALSAGLTQFMSNTAATALLAPIGISIAKGIGASPHAVLMAIAVAASCAFATPVGTPPNTLVLGPGGYKFMDYVKAGTGLVVVCLIVSLIVIPMVWPFFPK; from the coding sequence GTGACACCTGCGGTGGTAACTCTAATAGTCCTAGGAATTGTTGCACTACTTTTCGTAACTGAAGCTGTTCCTTTGGCTATTACAGCAATGGGAGGAGCAATTGCTCTGGGTATTCTTGGTATTATCCCAATTAACACTGTTTTTTCCGGTCTGTCTAATTCAACAGTCGTATTGTTTGCCGGCATGTTTGTTATTGGTGCCTCGATGTTTCACACCGGTTTGGCTCAAACATTGGGAGAAACTGTTGTGAAGTTTGCCGGTAAAAACGAAAATGGGCTCATGTTCGCTGTGATGTTTGTTGCCGCCGCTTTATCTTCCGTTACTTCTAATACGGGTACAACTGCTGCGCTTATGCCCGTTATTCTTGGTATTTGCGCCGCCGCCCGTATTCCGGCCTCGCGTCAATTAATGCCTCTAGCTTTTTCAGCAGGGTTAGGTGGTATCATTACCCTGGTAGGTACACCGCCCAATATCATTGCTGCCGGTGCTCTTAAAGCTGCCGGACTTAAACCATTTGGCTTTTTCGAATTTGCCTGGATTGGTATTCCGTTAACTATTGCCGGCATCATTTATATGATTTTTGTTGGCAAGCATCTCTTACCTAAAGCGGAACTATCGGCTGAGCAAGAAATCGAGCAGGAGATAGAGGCTACTACTAAGAATACATCGAAAATGTGGATATCTGGCCTAATATTAATCGCCGTTGTTGTTATTATGGCTCTTGATATTAAAGCAATGCCGCTTGAAGTTGCTGCTATTACAGGCGCCATTATTGCCGTGTTAACCGGTTGTCTGAAAGAGAAACAGGCATATCAGAGTATTGACTGGGTAACAATTTTTCTATTTGCCGGCATGATGCCTATAGCTACTGCGATGGAAAAGAGCGGCGCCGGTAAGCTGATTGCTGACCAAGTGGTTGGTATCTTAGGTGGCAGCCCCAGTCCGTTGTTTGTAACTGGCGTATTGTTTGCTCTTTCCGCTGGATTAACTCAGTTTATGTCTAACACCGCTGCAACTGCGCTGTTGGCTCCTATTGGCATATCTATTGCAAAGGGTATCGGCGCTAGCCCGCACGCAGTTCTCATGGCGATTGCTGTTGCCGCATCTTGTGCATTTGCAACTCCTGTAGGAACTCCTCCTAATACACTTGTACTCGGACCTGGTGGCTACAAATTCATGGACTATGTTAAAGCCGGTACTGGTCTTGTAGTAGTTTGTCTTATTGTGTCTTTGATTGTTATTCCGATGGTTTGGCCGTTCTTCCCTAAATAA
- the maf gene encoding dTTP/UTP pyrophosphatase, whose translation MEIILASASPRRQQLLEQIGLKFKIIISDIEEDNSKDMPPQELAVAHARDKAFDARKKAADGDVIIGADTIVVLDGHVFGKPLDRDQAIWMLTALSGREHKVISGVAVVKDHGIFTGFNITTVKIRQLSPAQIERYVDSGEPMDKAGAYAIQGKGALLVESINGCYNNVVGLPLSTLSDLLHEVGVELL comes from the coding sequence ATGGAAATAATTTTGGCGTCTGCATCACCGAGACGGCAACAACTGCTAGAGCAGATTGGGCTTAAATTTAAAATTATTATCAGTGATATTGAAGAAGATAATAGCAAAGACATGCCGCCACAAGAATTAGCAGTGGCGCACGCGCGGGATAAAGCGTTTGACGCCCGGAAGAAGGCGGCCGACGGTGACGTGATTATTGGTGCCGATACCATTGTTGTGCTGGATGGGCACGTGTTTGGTAAGCCGCTTGACAGGGACCAAGCAATTTGGATGCTGACGGCGCTCTCCGGCCGTGAACATAAAGTTATCTCCGGGGTAGCGGTGGTTAAAGACCATGGGATATTTACAGGGTTTAACATTACTACCGTTAAAATCAGGCAATTGTCGCCTGCGCAAATTGAACGGTATGTTGACAGCGGCGAACCGATGGATAAAGCGGGAGCTTATGCCATTCAGGGCAAAGGTGCACTGTTGGTTGAGAGTATTAACGGTTGTTACAACAATGTCGTGGGGTTGCCGCTTAGTACATTGTCAGACCTTTTGCATGAGGTCGGGGTTGAGCTCTTATGA
- the rnfC gene encoding Proton-translocating ferredoxin:NAD(+) oxidoreductase complex subunit C, whose product MAKSFRGGVHPDDRKRYTAAKPIEVAPLPQKVIIPTRQHLGAPCAPVVKVGDLVKKGQVIAEAQAFVASPIHASTSGKVVEIAEYPHPVFGSCQAVVIESDGQDEWAPGLPLSRDWQSLDVKELKEIIRQAGLVGMGGATFPTHVKMSPPPEKPIDSFILNGAECEPYLTADHRVMLEQTSRIVTGMKIAMKVLGVNKGYVGIEENKPDAIEMMRKACVGSNIEVVPLKTKYPQGAEKTLIKVILDREVPSGGLPMDVGAVVQNVGTVVAIADAVEKGIPLIERVATVTGGAIAEPKNLLLRIGMTFAQAVALCGGFKDQPVKVIMGGPMMGMAQRTLDVPVIKGTSGILALSASDVNVGPERPCIRCGRCVNACPMGLVPSMLSVLGERGAFAVAKEEYSLLDCVECGSCVYVCPAKRNIVHYIKLSKAQNAAAAAAQKK is encoded by the coding sequence ATGGCAAAAAGCTTTCGCGGGGGAGTTCATCCCGACGACCGCAAACGGTATACGGCCGCTAAACCTATAGAAGTGGCGCCGTTGCCGCAAAAAGTCATCATTCCCACCAGGCAGCACCTGGGAGCGCCTTGTGCCCCAGTGGTTAAGGTGGGCGATCTGGTCAAAAAAGGACAGGTGATCGCTGAGGCGCAAGCCTTTGTCGCCAGTCCCATTCATGCCTCAACCTCAGGTAAAGTAGTGGAAATTGCTGAATATCCGCATCCGGTATTTGGCTCCTGTCAGGCAGTTGTTATTGAAAGTGACGGACAGGACGAGTGGGCTCCCGGCTTGCCGCTGAGCCGTGACTGGCAGTCGCTTGATGTTAAAGAACTCAAAGAAATCATCCGTCAGGCGGGTCTTGTTGGTATGGGTGGCGCAACCTTCCCGACCCACGTCAAAATGTCTCCGCCTCCGGAAAAACCTATTGACTCATTTATTTTAAACGGGGCTGAGTGCGAACCGTATCTGACTGCCGACCACCGGGTAATGCTGGAACAAACCAGCCGTATTGTTACCGGTATGAAGATTGCTATGAAAGTTTTAGGTGTTAACAAAGGCTATGTTGGTATCGAAGAAAACAAACCTGACGCCATTGAAATGATGCGCAAGGCATGTGTCGGTTCGAACATTGAAGTAGTGCCGCTTAAGACCAAGTATCCTCAAGGCGCGGAAAAGACACTCATTAAAGTAATTCTTGACCGCGAAGTACCGTCAGGTGGTCTGCCGATGGATGTTGGCGCCGTAGTGCAAAACGTGGGCACAGTTGTGGCAATTGCCGATGCCGTTGAAAAAGGTATTCCCCTCATAGAACGGGTTGCCACAGTTACTGGCGGCGCTATAGCGGAACCTAAGAATCTTCTCCTCAGGATAGGCATGACTTTTGCTCAAGCTGTTGCACTGTGTGGCGGGTTTAAAGATCAACCTGTCAAAGTTATTATGGGGGGACCTATGATGGGCATGGCCCAGCGAACACTTGACGTGCCTGTTATTAAAGGTACTTCCGGCATATTGGCATTGAGCGCCTCTGATGTCAATGTTGGCCCTGAGCGTCCCTGCATTCGCTGTGGACGGTGTGTTAATGCCTGTCCCATGGGGCTTGTTCCCAGTATGTTGAGTGTTCTTGGCGAGCGTGGTGCTTTTGCCGTTGCCAAGGAAGAATATAGTCTTCTTGATTGTGTCGAATGTGGATCTTGCGTTTATGTGTGCCCGGCTAAACGTAATATCGTGCATTACATCAAATTATCAAAAGCGCAAAATGCAGCAGCTGCTGCCGCGCAAAAGAAATAG
- the rnfB gene encoding Na(+)-translocating ferredoxin:NAD(+) oxidoreductase complex subunit B, whose translation MEHGVIEHSLIILIIMTSLGVIFGFVLAYANKKLAIEVNPLIHMVEDVLPKGQCGACGYAGCMAYAEAVVMNPDVAPNLCIPGKEPVAKAVAELTGKAAAAVEPRIAQVRCAGTHAKAAKANEYSGIQDCTAANLLFGGPKSCKYGCLGLGTCVKACPFNAMTMSEDGLPIIDPDKCTGCGKCETVCPKKVITMMPLGAPVRVNCNSHDKGAVAKKACAAACIGCTLCMKECSHGAIKMDNNLAVVDAKVCMEKCTNPTCLAKCPTKAIKQAVLGVVPGSEDIVA comes from the coding sequence ATGGAACATGGAGTTATAGAACATTCCCTTATAATACTCATTATTATGACATCTCTGGGTGTAATTTTCGGGTTTGTCCTCGCGTACGCTAATAAAAAGTTAGCTATTGAGGTTAACCCGCTCATACACATGGTAGAAGATGTACTGCCTAAGGGACAGTGCGGTGCCTGCGGTTATGCCGGGTGTATGGCTTATGCCGAAGCGGTGGTAATGAATCCCGATGTGGCGCCAAACCTATGTATTCCTGGCAAGGAGCCTGTTGCCAAAGCAGTGGCCGAACTGACTGGTAAAGCTGCCGCCGCCGTTGAGCCGCGTATTGCTCAAGTTAGATGTGCAGGTACTCATGCCAAGGCGGCTAAAGCCAATGAATACAGCGGCATACAAGACTGTACGGCTGCTAACTTGCTGTTTGGCGGTCCCAAAAGTTGTAAATACGGTTGTCTTGGCCTTGGTACTTGTGTTAAGGCTTGCCCGTTTAACGCAATGACGATGAGTGAAGACGGCCTGCCGATTATTGACCCTGATAAGTGTACCGGTTGCGGTAAATGCGAAACTGTATGCCCAAAAAAAGTAATCACCATGATGCCACTAGGTGCGCCTGTCCGTGTTAACTGTAACTCGCATGATAAAGGCGCGGTCGCCAAGAAAGCCTGTGCCGCCGCTTGCATCGGTTGTACGCTTTGCATGAAAGAATGTTCGCACGGTGCTATCAAAATGGATAATAACTTGGCTGTTGTTGATGCTAAAGTATGTATGGAAAAATGTACGAATCCTACCTGTCTGGCTAAATGCCCGACCAAAGCCATTAAACAGGCTGTGCTAGGTGTAGTGCCTGGCAGCGAAGACATAGTAGCTTAA
- a CDS encoding putative transporter translates to MTSEAWVSLILFLVVYAIIVSEKIHRTKIALVGAVLVLLLKIMSQDEAIDSIDFNTLGLLIGMMMIVAISRQTGVFQYLAIKAAKKVKGNPILIMLVLFWLTALLSALLDNVTTVLLLTSIIFAITDVLEISPVPFLVMEIIASNIGGTATLIGDPPNIMIGSATGLSFNDFLLNLAPVAFLIGMVTCLVLLYIYRTQLIVAPEKQQKIMEIDEYAFLIDRALLKKSLIVLGVTILGFAFHQVFHFDSATVALAGGAALLLVSGKDPEKVFHEVEWNTIFFFVGLFILVGGLEATGIIHLVAQWALDVTQGNVFMMNVMVLWLSAIASAFVDNIPFVATMIPLIKSMAEVGGVDVSALWWTLALGACLGGNGTLVGASANVVVMSIAEAHGYPLSFKGFMKVAFPLMILSIVISNLYVYLMYF, encoded by the coding sequence ATGACGTCCGAAGCTTGGGTCAGCCTGATATTGTTCTTAGTTGTTTATGCTATTATCGTGTCGGAAAAAATTCATCGCACCAAAATCGCTTTGGTGGGGGCAGTTTTAGTACTATTACTCAAAATAATGTCCCAGGATGAAGCTATTGATAGTATTGACTTTAATACGTTAGGCTTGCTGATTGGAATGATGATGATTGTTGCAATTTCGCGACAGACAGGTGTATTCCAGTATTTGGCTATCAAGGCGGCGAAGAAGGTTAAAGGAAATCCCATTCTTATTATGTTGGTTTTATTCTGGTTAACAGCTTTGTTATCAGCCCTGTTGGACAACGTGACTACCGTTCTGCTGCTGACTTCCATAATATTTGCAATTACTGATGTTCTGGAAATCAGCCCGGTTCCATTTTTGGTCATGGAGATCATAGCTTCAAATATTGGGGGAACAGCTACCTTGATTGGCGATCCGCCTAATATAATGATCGGAAGTGCTACTGGTCTCAGTTTTAACGATTTTCTGCTAAATTTGGCTCCGGTAGCCTTCCTAATAGGGATGGTTACTTGTTTAGTGTTATTGTATATTTACCGGACTCAGCTAATAGTTGCTCCGGAAAAGCAGCAAAAAATTATGGAAATCGATGAATACGCCTTTCTCATTGACCGGGCGCTGCTTAAAAAGTCGTTAATAGTTTTGGGTGTTACCATTCTTGGCTTTGCATTTCATCAAGTATTTCATTTTGACTCAGCGACTGTTGCTTTGGCCGGTGGCGCGGCTTTACTCTTAGTCAGCGGCAAGGACCCTGAAAAAGTTTTTCATGAGGTGGAATGGAACACGATCTTCTTTTTTGTAGGCTTATTTATCCTGGTAGGGGGATTGGAAGCTACCGGGATTATACACCTGGTGGCCCAGTGGGCGCTTGATGTGACTCAGGGAAACGTATTTATGATGAACGTCATGGTGCTTTGGCTGTCGGCGATTGCTTCGGCATTTGTCGATAATATTCCGTTTGTTGCTACCATGATACCTCTCATTAAGTCCATGGCTGAGGTTGGCGGAGTGGATGTTTCTGCGTTGTGGTGGACGTTGGCCCTTGGCGCTTGCCTTGGAGGCAACGGTACCCTTGTCGGTGCTTCGGCCAATGTTGTGGTTATGAGTATTGCCGAAGCGCATGGATATCCGCTATCGTTTAAAGGATTTATGAAAGTTGCCTTTCCTTTAATGATACTCTCCATTGTCATATCCAATCTTTATGTCTATCTTATGTATTTTTGA
- the rnfD gene encoding Proton-translocating ferredoxin:NAD(+) oxidoreductase complex subunit D, translated as MSAEVKLDVGTLTVSASPHIRCDESIAKIMWSVNMALAPAAIFSVYRFGLPALSTMVICIVAAVATEYFIQKWQNKPITVNDGSAFLTGLLLAMNIPATLPWYMPTFGAVAAIAIAKHTMGGLGYNIFNPALVGRAILLASWPVAMTTWPEMASKIDGVTSATPLGILKLQGYEKLVAIFGDKVEMYKALFIGSRSGSMGETSALLLILGGIFLIYRGYINWQIPVFMIGTVGVLTAAAGHDPIMHMMSGGLILGAFYMATDMVTIPITVKGQIVFAVGAGALTVLIRLLGGYPEGVCYAILLMNCVTPLIDLWIKPAKFGARR; from the coding sequence ATGAGCGCAGAAGTAAAACTTGACGTTGGTACTTTGACAGTTTCGGCATCACCGCACATCAGGTGCGACGAATCGATAGCAAAAATTATGTGGTCAGTTAATATGGCATTAGCGCCTGCAGCTATTTTTTCGGTTTACCGTTTTGGTTTGCCGGCACTTTCTACTATGGTGATCTGTATAGTAGCTGCCGTAGCTACTGAATATTTCATTCAAAAATGGCAGAATAAGCCGATTACGGTAAATGACGGCAGCGCTTTCCTGACAGGCTTGCTTTTGGCTATGAATATTCCGGCAACACTGCCCTGGTATATGCCTACATTTGGTGCTGTAGCCGCTATTGCCATAGCCAAACACACTATGGGGGGATTAGGATACAATATCTTTAATCCGGCGCTGGTCGGACGGGCTATTCTTCTTGCTTCCTGGCCGGTAGCTATGACGACCTGGCCGGAAATGGCAAGTAAGATAGACGGAGTCACCTCGGCTACTCCGCTGGGTATTTTGAAACTGCAAGGTTATGAAAAACTTGTTGCCATCTTTGGCGACAAAGTTGAAATGTATAAAGCTCTTTTTATCGGGTCCCGTAGCGGCAGTATGGGTGAGACTTCCGCATTACTGCTGATTCTTGGCGGTATATTTCTCATCTATCGCGGATATATCAACTGGCAGATTCCGGTATTTATGATTGGTACGGTCGGTGTGTTAACGGCTGCAGCCGGCCATGATCCTATTATGCATATGATGTCTGGCGGACTTATTTTAGGCGCATTTTACATGGCTACTGATATGGTGACTATTCCTATTACTGTGAAAGGTCAAATCGTTTTTGCTGTAGGAGCGGGTGCGCTTACTGTTCTGATTCGTCTATTGGGTGGCTATCCTGAGGGTGTTTGTTATGCAATCTTACTCATGAACTGCGTGACGCCACTGATTGACCTTTGGATTAAACCTGCTAAATTTGGGGCAAGGAGGTAA